The Pelagibacterium halotolerans B2 nucleotide sequence GGGCCCGAACTCATGGCGCGCTTCGAGGCGCTGGTTGCATGACAGACAGAACGGCCGCACCGGCCATCGACTTCCGGGGCGTCACCAAGAGCTTCCGCCTGCCGGACGGCAAGACGCTGACGGCCCTGACCGATACGAGCCTGTCGGTGGGGAAGGGCGAGTTCGTCGCGCTGCTCGGCCCCAGCGGCTGCGGCAAGAGCACGCTCCTGCGGCTCGTCGCCGGGCTCGAAGCGCCGAGCTCGGGCGCAGTTGCGGTCGAGGGGCGGGCGCCTGCGGAGCTGGTGAAGGCGCACCGGCTCGGCATCGCTTTTCAGGAGCATGCGCTGCTGCCCTGGCTGACGGTGCGCCAGAATATCGAGCTGCCCTTCCGCATTGCCGGACGGCCGGTGGTGCGCGAGCGGGTGCAGGGGCTGATCAATCTCGTGGGGCTCGCAGGCTTCGAGGCGGCGCGGCCCAAGCAGCTTTCAGGCGGCATGCGCCAGCGCGTGGCGATCGCGCGCTCGCTCGTGCTCGAGCCTGAAATCCTGCTGCTCGACGAACCCTTCGGGGCGCTCGACGCGGTGACGCGCCGGCAGATGAATGTGGAGCTCCAGCGCATCTGGTCCGAAAGCCGGATCTCGACGCTGCTCGTCACCCATGCGGTGGAGGAGGCGCTGTTCCTCGCCGACCGGGTGATCGTGCTCAGCGGGCGGCCGGGCAAAGTGGTGCGCACGC carries:
- a CDS encoding ABC transporter ATP-binding protein encodes the protein MTDRTAAPAIDFRGVTKSFRLPDGKTLTALTDTSLSVGKGEFVALLGPSGCGKSTLLRLVAGLEAPSSGAVAVEGRAPAELVKAHRLGIAFQEHALLPWLTVRQNIELPFRIAGRPVVRERVQGLINLVGLAGFEAARPKQLSGGMRQRVAIARSLVLEPEILLLDEPFGALDAVTRRQMNVELQRIWSESRISTLLVTHAVEEALFLADRVIVLSGRPGKVVRTLEVPFDRPRHPDVMRTAQFHELVDELTETLHPTDGAGH